One window of the Chryseobacterium camelliae genome contains the following:
- a CDS encoding nucleotide exchange factor GrpE, with protein MENQDINEENINNQEENNTQNPSSSEDNVTAKPTAEELLAEEKDRYMRLYAEFENYKKRTTKEKMEFFQFANQEMMVSMLGVLDDFERALKEIAKNGNPSDIQGVELIYQKFKNKLTEKGLKAMEVKAGDSFNVDFHEAITQIPAPSEDLKGKIVDVVETGYTLNDKVIRFAKVVTGN; from the coding sequence ATGGAAAATCAGGATATCAACGAAGAAAACATCAATAATCAGGAGGAGAACAATACCCAGAACCCATCGTCTTCAGAAGACAATGTGACAGCTAAACCGACTGCTGAGGAACTTTTGGCAGAGGAGAAAGACCGTTACATGAGGTTGTATGCAGAATTTGAAAATTATAAGAAGAGGACAACCAAAGAAAAAATGGAGTTCTTCCAGTTTGCCAATCAGGAAATGATGGTTTCTATGCTGGGTGTCCTAGATGATTTTGAAAGGGCACTGAAGGAGATTGCCAAAAACGGTAACCCTTCGGATATACAGGGTGTGGAACTGATCTATCAGAAATTCAAGAATAAACTGACTGAGAAAGGGCTTAAAGCAATGGAAGTAAAAGCAGGAGACAGCTTTAATGTGGATTTCCATGAAGCCATTACCCAGATTCCGGCTCCTTCAGAAGACCTGAAAGGTAAAATCGTAGATGTTGTGGAAACGGGATATACCCTGAATGACAAGGTAATCCGTTTTGCTAAAGTAGTTACAGGAAATTAA
- the proS gene encoding proline--tRNA ligase has translation MAKLTSRSEDYSKWYNELVVKADLAENSGVRGCMVIKPYGYAIWEKMRDELDRKFKETGHVNAYFPLFVPKSLFEAEEKNAEGFAKECAVVTHYRLKTDPDNPHKLIVDPDAKLEEELIVRPTSEAIIWNTYKNWIQSYRDLPILINQWANVVRWEMRTRLFLRTAEFLWQEGHTAHATKEEAIEETEKMIDVYADFSENFMAIPVVKGLKTPSERFAGADETYCIEALMQDGKALQAGTSHFLGQNFAKAFDVKFTNKEGKIEHAWATSWGTSTRLMGALIMTHSDDFGLVLPPTLAPIQVVIVPIFKGEEQLNQISEVALDIQAKLRAKGISVKFDHDTQNKPGWKFAEYELKGVPVRIAMGPRDLENKSVEIARRDNLTKEVRSIEGIDVYIEELLKTIQKDIYAKAFNFRKEHVTKVDTYEEFKAVLEEKGGFIYAHWDGTPEEEEQIKEETKATIRCIPLDDDVEEGISLVSGNPSKRRVLFAKAY, from the coding sequence ATGGCAAAATTAACCTCAAGAAGCGAAGATTACAGCAAGTGGTATAATGAGTTGGTTGTAAAAGCCGACCTGGCTGAAAATTCAGGTGTGCGGGGATGTATGGTGATTAAACCATACGGATATGCAATCTGGGAAAAGATGCGTGATGAATTGGACAGGAAGTTCAAGGAAACCGGTCACGTCAATGCTTACTTCCCACTTTTCGTACCCAAAAGCTTGTTTGAGGCAGAAGAAAAAAATGCCGAAGGATTCGCCAAGGAATGTGCAGTGGTAACCCACTACAGGCTGAAAACCGATCCGGACAATCCCCATAAACTGATCGTGGATCCGGATGCCAAGCTTGAAGAAGAGCTTATCGTGCGCCCTACTTCCGAAGCGATCATCTGGAATACGTACAAAAACTGGATCCAGTCTTACCGTGACCTGCCGATCCTGATTAACCAGTGGGCCAATGTAGTGCGCTGGGAAATGAGGACGCGTCTTTTCCTCAGGACGGCTGAATTCCTATGGCAGGAAGGACACACTGCTCACGCGACTAAAGAAGAAGCAATTGAAGAAACAGAAAAGATGATTGATGTGTATGCAGACTTTTCAGAAAACTTCATGGCCATACCGGTGGTAAAAGGTTTAAAAACCCCTTCAGAAAGGTTTGCCGGTGCAGACGAGACTTACTGTATTGAAGCGCTGATGCAGGATGGCAAAGCCCTTCAGGCCGGGACTTCCCATTTCCTTGGGCAGAATTTCGCCAAGGCTTTTGATGTGAAGTTTACAAATAAAGAAGGAAAGATCGAACATGCATGGGCTACATCATGGGGAACCTCCACCCGTCTGATGGGGGCACTGATCATGACGCATTCAGATGATTTCGGACTGGTACTTCCTCCTACGCTGGCACCAATCCAGGTGGTTATTGTTCCTATCTTCAAAGGCGAGGAACAGCTCAACCAGATCAGTGAAGTGGCACTTGATATACAGGCAAAACTTAGAGCCAAAGGTATTTCCGTGAAATTTGATCATGATACCCAGAATAAACCGGGATGGAAATTTGCAGAATATGAACTGAAAGGGGTTCCTGTTAGAATCGCGATGGGACCAAGGGACCTTGAAAACAAATCGGTGGAAATTGCCAGAAGAGATAACCTTACGAAAGAAGTCCGTTCTATTGAGGGAATCGATGTATACATAGAAGAATTACTGAAGACAATTCAGAAAGACATCTATGCCAAAGCGTTCAATTTCAGGAAAGAACATGTAACCAAAGTAGATACCTACGAAGAATTCAAAGCGGTGCTGGAAGAAAAAGGAGGCTTTATCTATGCTCATTGGGACGGTACTCCAGAAGAGGAGGAACAGATCAAGGAAGAAACCAAGGCCACTATCCGATGCATACCTTTGGATGACGATGTGGAAGAAGGAATTTCTCTTGTTTCCGGAAACCCTTCGAAAAGACGTGTACTGTTCGCAAAAGCATACTAA
- a CDS encoding Nramp family divalent metal transporter produces the protein MSPNLKNAWRKDKTLHSLPEVYSSVKIPENAGFWKKYLAFAGPGLMVAVGYMDPGNWATDIAGGAQFGYTLLSVVLISNIFAMVLQHLSVKLGVVAERDLAQACRDHFSPATNFILWIFCEIAIAACDLAEVIGSAIALNLLFHIPLTWGIVITTVDVLFILLLQAKGFRWIESIVGGLIFIILACFLYEIIISRPDINEILGGLVPQKEIIQNPSMLYIAIGILGATVMPHNLYLHSSIVQTRDYKRTREGKKEAIKFATLDSTVSLMLAFFINGAILILAAATFHVSGNKDVADIHDAYKMLTPILGASMASIAFAIALLASGQNSTLTGTLAGQIVMEGFLNIRLKPWLRRLITRLIAVIPALIVTIISGEKGTTDLLVLSQVILSMQLSFAVVPLVMFTSDKAKMGEFVNKPWMKVCVWIISFIIIVLNLYLLYQTFSDH, from the coding sequence ATGAGTCCGAATTTGAAAAACGCCTGGAGGAAAGACAAGACGCTCCATTCCTTGCCTGAAGTATATTCATCTGTAAAAATACCTGAAAACGCCGGTTTCTGGAAGAAATACCTTGCCTTTGCCGGTCCGGGCCTTATGGTAGCCGTAGGGTATATGGACCCGGGAAACTGGGCTACCGATATTGCAGGAGGCGCCCAGTTTGGGTACACTCTTCTCTCAGTTGTCCTGATATCAAATATTTTCGCGATGGTATTGCAGCACCTCTCCGTAAAGCTTGGTGTAGTGGCTGAACGTGACCTCGCGCAGGCCTGCAGGGACCACTTCAGCCCTGCCACGAATTTTATCCTATGGATATTCTGTGAGATTGCCATTGCAGCCTGTGACCTTGCAGAAGTCATAGGCTCTGCCATAGCCCTGAATCTGCTGTTCCATATTCCGCTGACCTGGGGTATCGTCATCACAACGGTGGATGTTTTATTCATTCTTCTGTTGCAAGCCAAAGGCTTCAGGTGGATCGAAAGCATTGTAGGCGGACTTATCTTTATCATCCTGGCTTGTTTCCTGTATGAGATTATTATTTCCAGACCCGATATCAATGAGATTCTGGGCGGACTGGTTCCTCAGAAGGAAATCATCCAGAATCCTTCGATGCTGTATATTGCGATCGGAATTCTCGGCGCAACGGTGATGCCGCATAATCTCTATCTTCACAGCAGTATTGTACAGACCAGGGATTATAAACGGACCAGAGAAGGAAAAAAGGAAGCAATAAAATTTGCTACGCTGGACAGTACCGTCTCGCTTATGCTGGCATTTTTCATTAACGGTGCTATATTGATCCTGGCAGCTGCCACCTTCCATGTTTCAGGGAACAAAGATGTGGCAGACATTCACGATGCGTACAAGATGCTTACTCCTATCTTGGGGGCATCCATGGCGAGCATCGCCTTCGCAATTGCATTACTGGCATCCGGGCAGAATTCTACACTTACAGGCACACTGGCCGGACAGATTGTTATGGAAGGTTTTCTGAACATCCGTCTTAAACCGTGGCTGAGAAGGCTGATCACCCGCCTTATCGCTGTGATACCGGCTCTTATCGTTACTATTATTTCAGGTGAAAAAGGAACCACTGACCTTTTGGTACTGAGCCAGGTCATCCTCTCCATGCAGCTGAGCTTTGCGGTTGTTCCCCTTGTTATGTTTACCAGTGACAAGGCCAAGATGGGCGAATTCGTGAACAAACCCTGGATGAAGGTTTGTGTATGGATCATTTCGTTCATCATCATTGTACTGAACCTGTACCTCCTGTACCAGACTTTTTCAGACCATTAA
- the dnaJ gene encoding molecular chaperone DnaJ codes for MSKRDYYEVLEISKSASADEIKKAYRKMAIKYHPDKNPGDKEAEEKFKEAAEAYEVLSDDQKRSRYDQFGHAGVGGNGGFGGGGFGGGMNMEDIFSQFGDIFGGGFGGFGGGGGGRQQVKGSNLRIRIKLNLDEMVNGTQKTIKVKKMKTAEGATSKTCPTCGGSGVQLKVMNTMFGQMQTQTTCGTCQGIGKVADKIPAGANAQGLIKDEEEVTINIPAGARDGIQLNVRGKGNDAPFGGIPGDLLVIIEEEVDQTIKREGDNLHQELYISFAEAALGTKKEVSTVGGKVKITIDPGTQSGKILRLAGKGLPSIDSYGKGDMFIHINVWTPQKLTKDQKDFFEKQMSSGEMVAEPSGKEKTFFDKVKDLFN; via the coding sequence ATGTCAAAAAGAGATTATTACGAGGTTCTGGAGATCAGCAAATCTGCATCGGCCGATGAAATAAAAAAAGCCTACCGTAAAATGGCCATCAAATACCATCCGGATAAAAATCCGGGTGATAAGGAAGCCGAGGAAAAATTCAAGGAAGCTGCAGAAGCGTACGAAGTGCTGAGCGATGATCAGAAACGATCCAGATATGACCAATTCGGCCATGCCGGTGTAGGCGGGAACGGTGGTTTCGGTGGCGGTGGCTTCGGCGGCGGAATGAATATGGAAGACATATTCAGCCAGTTCGGAGATATCTTCGGCGGCGGATTCGGTGGTTTCGGCGGTGGTGGCGGAGGACGCCAGCAGGTGAAAGGTTCCAACCTGAGAATCAGAATTAAACTGAATCTCGATGAAATGGTAAACGGAACCCAGAAGACCATCAAGGTAAAGAAAATGAAGACGGCTGAAGGAGCCACTTCAAAAACCTGTCCTACCTGTGGCGGTTCAGGGGTACAGCTGAAGGTAATGAATACCATGTTCGGCCAGATGCAAACCCAGACTACCTGCGGAACCTGTCAGGGAATCGGTAAGGTAGCCGATAAAATCCCTGCCGGGGCCAATGCACAGGGGTTGATCAAAGACGAAGAAGAAGTAACCATCAATATTCCTGCAGGGGCCAGAGACGGGATCCAGCTCAATGTAAGAGGAAAAGGGAATGATGCCCCTTTCGGAGGAATTCCGGGAGACCTGCTGGTGATTATCGAAGAGGAAGTGGACCAGACCATCAAAAGAGAAGGAGACAACCTTCATCAGGAGTTGTACATTTCTTTTGCAGAGGCTGCATTAGGTACTAAAAAAGAAGTATCTACCGTAGGTGGAAAGGTGAAGATCACCATTGATCCGGGTACACAATCCGGAAAAATCCTCAGACTTGCCGGAAAGGGACTTCCAAGTATCGACAGCTACGGAAAAGGCGATATGTTTATCCACATCAATGTATGGACCCCTCAGAAGCTGACCAAAGACCAAAAGGATTTCTTCGAGAAGCAGATGAGCAGCGGAGAAATGGTGGCAGAACCGTCCGGAAAAGAGAAAACATTTTTTGACAAGGTGAAAGACCTGTTCAACTAA
- a CDS encoding OmpA family protein has product MSLNVIDLIKGQLGPALVSQAASQYGESESGISKAIGGFLPVVVGGLANHSDDPKVLDHLSNPASGNLLGNLSGEASGHSVLSDLLSSIFGDKVNGLVNTIATYSGVSNNTSHSILNLVAAAAVGAIAKYATDQNLDRSGITALLNDQKSTVSTLMPAGLSLASLGMDNWNIRYKFDNDQDQIKTPHHEPKIEVTKSISSEGTNPDRNTHDGGGSIWKWLLPLLLLIAAAYFIWKQCEKKETTTTTTVSDSGTVKTDTMTAASGASSISTAASASRTDEDIDLNGTALKGYKGGMEDRMIAFLKSGGYKDAKDDAALKDTWYDFDHVNFKMGSSDQLEAGSEGQLQNLVAILKAYPEAKIKIGGYTDKTGNEALNLKLSKARAVFIKDWLSKQGVSSQVLDAEGYGSQFAKVDAGASDAERATDRRMSVRFAK; this is encoded by the coding sequence ATGTCTCTAAATGTCATTGATCTAATCAAAGGGCAACTGGGTCCTGCATTAGTCTCCCAGGCGGCTTCCCAATACGGGGAAAGCGAATCCGGTATTTCAAAAGCCATTGGCGGTTTCCTTCCTGTTGTGGTAGGCGGACTGGCCAATCATTCGGATGATCCCAAAGTACTTGACCATTTATCCAATCCGGCTTCCGGCAATTTGCTGGGCAATCTGTCCGGAGAAGCTTCAGGCCATTCTGTACTTTCAGACCTGTTATCCTCTATTTTCGGGGATAAGGTAAACGGACTGGTAAATACCATTGCCACCTATTCCGGTGTAAGCAATAACACTTCCCACTCTATCCTGAATCTTGTAGCAGCAGCTGCTGTAGGAGCCATTGCAAAATATGCGACTGACCAGAACCTTGACCGTTCGGGCATCACCGCATTGCTGAACGACCAGAAAAGCACCGTTTCCACTCTTATGCCTGCCGGATTATCCCTGGCCTCATTAGGAATGGACAACTGGAATATCAGATATAAGTTTGACAACGACCAGGACCAGATCAAAACCCCTCACCATGAGCCTAAAATAGAAGTCACTAAAAGCATATCTTCCGAAGGAACAAATCCGGACAGGAATACGCATGACGGCGGAGGATCAATCTGGAAATGGCTCCTTCCTCTTCTGCTTTTGATCGCAGCTGCCTATTTCATATGGAAGCAGTGTGAAAAGAAGGAAACAACCACGACGACTACAGTATCGGATTCCGGTACGGTAAAGACCGATACCATGACCGCTGCTTCCGGAGCAAGCAGCATAAGTACTGCGGCATCAGCTTCCAGGACCGATGAAGATATCGACCTGAACGGAACTGCACTGAAGGGATACAAAGGTGGAATGGAAGACAGAATGATTGCTTTCCTGAAATCCGGAGGGTATAAAGATGCGAAGGACGATGCGGCATTAAAGGATACCTGGTACGATTTTGACCATGTAAATTTTAAAATGGGAAGTTCTGACCAACTGGAAGCAGGATCCGAAGGTCAGCTTCAGAACCTGGTAGCCATCCTAAAAGCGTATCCGGAAGCTAAAATAAAAATCGGAGGGTATACGGATAAAACCGGAAATGAAGCACTAAACCTGAAGCTTTCAAAAGCCAGAGCTGTTTTTATCAAAGACTGGTTATCTAAACAAGGCGTTTCCTCTCAGGTACTGGATGCAGAAGGCTACGGCAGCCAGTTTGCCAAAGTTGACGCGGGTGCTTCAGATGCTGAAAGAGCTACAGACCGAAGAATGTCTGTTAGGTTTGCCAAATAA
- a CDS encoding DUF808 domain-containing protein: MASGFFAVLDDIAALMDDVAVTSKIATQKTAGILGDDLAVNAEKATGFLSSRELPVLWAITKGSFINKLIILPIVFLLNWLYAPAINYVLILGGLYLSFEGMEKIIEFLFHRDKKGHEVEAEIEQEEKSPEAIEKEKVKSAITTDFILSIEIVIIALGTVLEESHPFITQILVTSLVAFIATVGVYGIVALIVRMDDAGFKLIKKSNDKGFFGKLGHLLVKALPIVIKALGVIGTIALIMVAGGIFAHRIDYFHHLLPSWPKLLKEMTFGIAGGLIAVAVFTAGKWVYSLAVKK; encoded by the coding sequence ATGGCATCTGGTTTTTTTGCAGTCCTGGATGATATCGCAGCCCTGATGGACGATGTAGCGGTTACAAGTAAAATAGCAACGCAGAAAACAGCGGGGATCCTGGGAGATGACCTCGCAGTGAATGCTGAAAAAGCTACCGGCTTCCTTTCATCACGGGAGTTACCGGTTTTATGGGCTATTACCAAAGGATCTTTTATCAATAAGCTGATCATCCTTCCCATTGTATTTTTGCTCAACTGGCTTTATGCTCCAGCCATAAATTATGTGTTGATCCTGGGAGGGCTTTACCTGTCTTTTGAAGGGATGGAAAAAATTATAGAATTTCTTTTTCACCGGGATAAGAAAGGCCACGAAGTGGAAGCAGAAATCGAGCAGGAAGAAAAGAGTCCTGAGGCGATAGAAAAGGAAAAAGTGAAATCGGCCATTACCACAGATTTTATTTTATCCATAGAAATCGTCATTATTGCCCTGGGGACCGTACTGGAAGAAAGCCATCCTTTTATCACCCAGATCCTGGTAACCAGTCTGGTCGCCTTCATTGCCACAGTAGGCGTATACGGAATTGTTGCCCTGATTGTAAGAATGGATGATGCAGGATTTAAGCTCATCAAAAAAAGCAACGATAAGGGCTTTTTCGGAAAGCTGGGCCATCTGTTGGTTAAAGCTTTGCCGATCGTGATTAAAGCGCTTGGCGTAATTGGTACCATTGCATTGATTATGGTAGCGGGAGGAATCTTTGCCCACAGGATAGATTACTTTCACCATTTGCTGCCTAGCTGGCCTAAACTTCTTAAGGAAATGACTTTCGGGATAGCAGGCGGACTTATTGCTGTAGCGGTTTTCACCGCAGGAAAGTGGGTGTATTCCCTCGCTGTTAAAAAATAA
- a CDS encoding DedA family protein, with protein sequence MEDFNSWRDLLNPEFYIKLGGFWLILFIIFAETGLFIGFFLPGDSLLFVSGIYAVEIIQQTFGSTGSEFLDTLILASSVAIAAIIGNEVGYYFGRKTGSALYKKQDTMFFKKKYLYQAHDFFEKNGALAIIMARFLPVVRTFAPIVAGIVKMDKRDFLRDNVIGAVLWSFLLIFAGHYLDKLFIDQFGIDLKKKLELIIIVIVLITTLPIIIKFMFGKKQDFSKYENHNFDEEK encoded by the coding sequence ATGGAAGATTTCAATAGCTGGAGAGATTTGCTGAACCCCGAATTTTATATAAAATTGGGTGGGTTCTGGCTTATTTTGTTTATTATTTTTGCTGAAACAGGGCTTTTCATAGGCTTTTTTTTACCTGGTGATTCACTGCTCTTTGTTTCGGGAATCTATGCTGTTGAAATTATTCAACAAACGTTCGGATCGACGGGAAGTGAGTTCCTTGATACGCTTATCCTGGCTTCTTCCGTTGCCATAGCCGCTATTATCGGAAATGAAGTTGGGTATTATTTCGGAAGGAAAACCGGTTCTGCACTTTATAAAAAACAGGACACCATGTTTTTCAAGAAAAAATACCTGTACCAGGCCCATGATTTCTTTGAAAAAAACGGTGCACTGGCGATCATCATGGCCAGATTCTTACCGGTTGTCAGGACTTTTGCCCCGATTGTTGCCGGTATCGTGAAGATGGATAAAAGGGATTTTCTGAGGGACAATGTCATTGGGGCAGTCCTCTGGTCGTTCCTGCTGATTTTCGCCGGACATTACCTTGATAAACTGTTCATCGATCAGTTTGGAATCGATTTAAAAAAGAAGCTTGAGCTGATCATTATTGTGATCGTTCTGATTACCACACTGCCGATCATCATTAAATTCATGTTCGGAAAAAAACAGGACTTCTCAAAATATGAGAACCATAATTTCGACGAAGAGAAATAA
- a CDS encoding alpha/beta hydrolase: MKKLILKYHFFVLGCVSFVLNSCNTKFRVWVGTNHDQKIYNLKYGEHKRQKMDVFLPSDYPEDSPVVLIVHGGAWKYGRKEHMIQIQKMLFRNNVPSINMNYRLVSKTVTYRQQLEDIGLAIQKFNALAHKAELRPDNYILLGESAGGHLALLYGYRHPEQIKKIISLSGPTDFYSPEYLHSFYSKYSSPTIQKVVGTKFHRQNLSDEFRQASPIANVADVPTLLFQGNQDVLVSQKQAKALDSVLSARHIPHKLIFMKNTGHAPRFFSKTKRDSIIYPNILEWIKS, translated from the coding sequence ATGAAAAAACTGATCCTGAAATACCATTTTTTTGTTTTGGGATGCGTCAGTTTTGTCCTGAACTCCTGCAACACCAAATTCAGGGTATGGGTAGGAACCAACCATGACCAGAAGATTTACAACTTAAAATACGGAGAGCATAAGCGTCAGAAAATGGATGTATTCCTTCCTTCTGATTATCCTGAAGATTCCCCGGTGGTGCTGATCGTTCACGGAGGAGCCTGGAAGTATGGCCGGAAAGAGCACATGATCCAGATCCAGAAAATGCTGTTCAGGAATAACGTTCCGAGTATCAATATGAACTACAGGCTGGTATCGAAGACCGTCACTTACCGCCAGCAGCTGGAGGATATTGGCCTTGCCATACAAAAGTTCAATGCACTGGCCCACAAAGCTGAACTCCGGCCGGATAATTACATTCTGCTGGGAGAAAGTGCAGGCGGCCACCTGGCTCTGCTGTACGGATACCGGCATCCTGAACAGATAAAAAAAATCATTTCCCTGAGCGGGCCTACAGATTTTTATTCTCCTGAATATTTACATTCGTTTTATTCCAAATATTCTTCACCCACCATCCAGAAGGTGGTAGGAACGAAATTCCACCGCCAGAATCTGTCTGATGAGTTCAGGCAAGCAAGTCCCATAGCCAATGTGGCTGATGTTCCTACCCTGCTGTTTCAGGGAAATCAGGATGTTCTGGTCAGCCAGAAACAGGCTAAGGCTTTGGATTCTGTCCTGAGTGCCAGGCATATCCCGCATAAGCTGATTTTTATGAAAAATACGGGACATGCGCCCAGGTTTTTCAGCAAGACCAAAAGGGACAGCATCATCTATCCCAATATCCTGGAATGGATCAAAAGCTAA
- a CDS encoding ABC transporter permease, giving the protein MKAILIQSESVKLRKSSVVKIAWTGLCMGLVSGTLFLISKQSKQSWDGINAWHTLWTTFLYPIAIALIAGLTAKREKSSRGGGTWWRPYSIRQLRAAEYFWLVVIVTVTTVFVLLASIPFGIFAALPGPVPIGQLLKLCFFLTVSGFGMMAIQQKLAYAVGLIGSLLLSLAGTISGVIMAEQRLWWINPWSWPVRSSLVFTGTHANGVPMELNDPGWAISPWLPVLPSLLMALLMISLPYFTFQKRKKPSWTITSKKELAYKSRFAITGYIAAELVKTKESMVYWLCLGMPLLFGLTALLRNAPMNTLQLWSILVLPFGAALLSALVWMPESNAWRILCTRPVSIAKLYLTKLMVSWGLANAGTVILLLFLSPLKVSFVVLGSFYLVYCALSFALLAFHLWLAVRFNVGTTLAAGAVFMLLALIIGGTGLGQGIWPFFPWTWGWMAVKEGTVWYSFLSILIGIIFSCAGVYCVKSVGPNNEK; this is encoded by the coding sequence ATGAAGGCGATACTTATTCAGTCAGAATCGGTCAAACTACGTAAATCAAGCGTAGTGAAGATTGCATGGACCGGACTTTGTATGGGACTGGTCAGCGGAACACTTTTCCTGATCAGCAAACAATCCAAACAGAGCTGGGATGGCATTAATGCATGGCATACCTTATGGACCACCTTTCTTTATCCTATTGCCATAGCACTTATTGCCGGGCTTACCGCAAAAAGAGAGAAGTCCTCACGCGGAGGAGGAACCTGGTGGAGGCCTTATTCTATCAGACAGCTGCGTGCCGCAGAGTATTTCTGGCTTGTTGTGATTGTTACGGTGACTACAGTATTCGTGCTGCTCGCCAGCATACCGTTCGGAATCTTTGCTGCACTGCCGGGTCCGGTACCAATCGGGCAGCTCTTAAAGCTTTGTTTTTTCTTAACGGTGAGCGGTTTTGGAATGATGGCCATTCAGCAGAAGTTGGCCTATGCAGTGGGTCTTATCGGAAGTTTATTGCTGTCCCTTGCAGGAACCATATCCGGTGTGATTATGGCAGAGCAAAGATTGTGGTGGATTAACCCATGGTCTTGGCCGGTACGCTCTTCGCTGGTTTTTACCGGAACTCACGCCAATGGTGTACCGATGGAACTCAATGATCCCGGCTGGGCAATTTCACCATGGCTGCCAGTTCTGCCTTCCCTGTTAATGGCATTACTGATGATTTCTTTGCCCTATTTCACCTTTCAAAAAAGGAAAAAGCCATCATGGACAATTACCAGTAAAAAGGAGCTTGCCTATAAAAGTCGCTTTGCCATTACCGGCTATATTGCTGCTGAATTGGTGAAAACTAAGGAAAGCATGGTATACTGGCTGTGCCTGGGAATGCCATTATTATTTGGACTGACTGCATTATTGAGAAATGCTCCGATGAATACCTTGCAGCTATGGTCTATCCTGGTTTTGCCATTCGGGGCTGCACTTCTTTCTGCACTCGTCTGGATGCCGGAATCCAACGCCTGGCGGATACTCTGTACCCGGCCTGTGTCCATTGCGAAACTATATCTGACCAAACTTATGGTATCATGGGGCCTGGCTAATGCCGGAACTGTGATACTGCTGCTGTTTTTGTCGCCATTAAAAGTTTCATTTGTGGTCTTAGGCAGTTTTTATCTGGTATATTGTGCGTTGAGTTTTGCGCTGTTGGCTTTCCATCTGTGGCTGGCGGTCCGGTTTAACGTAGGAACCACATTAGCTGCCGGAGCTGTTTTTATGCTTTTGGCTCTGATCATAGGAGGTACGGGGCTGGGGCAGGGGATCTGGCCATTTTTTCCATGGACCTGGGGATGGATGGCGGTAAAAGAAGGAACCGTATGGTATAGCTTTTTATCCATCCTGATAGGAATCATTTTCAGTTGTGCTGGAGTATACTGTGTGAAATCAGTTGGCCCAAATAATGAGAAATAA
- a CDS encoding ABC transporter ATP-binding protein, translating into MENIVITDALVKSYGPFTAVKGINLSVPKGYIYALLGPNGAGKSTTLSLILGLMKPSSGKITLFGESWQRNLLKRVGASINGPALYDHLNAFENLEVHAKMLNLKPEDIKNALSRVNLTDTGNKPVKSFSMGMKSRLALAIALLDHPELLILDEPQNGLDPEGIRELRDLLKAYTKEGKTVLISSHQLGEVAKLADYIGVISDGNLVYQGTLRDLSPDENRLEEKYLELTKKVS; encoded by the coding sequence ATGGAAAATATCGTAATCACGGATGCGCTTGTTAAAAGCTATGGTCCGTTTACTGCCGTTAAAGGCATTAACCTTTCTGTACCCAAAGGATATATCTATGCCCTGCTGGGCCCTAACGGGGCAGGTAAAAGCACAACCCTTTCTCTGATTTTGGGATTGATGAAGCCCAGTTCAGGAAAAATCACCCTGTTCGGGGAAAGCTGGCAGCGGAACCTGCTCAAAAGAGTCGGTGCCAGCATCAATGGTCCTGCACTATATGATCACCTCAATGCCTTTGAGAATCTTGAGGTTCATGCTAAGATGCTTAACTTAAAGCCTGAAGATATTAAAAATGCCTTATCCCGTGTCAACCTTACTGATACCGGCAATAAACCGGTAAAAAGTTTTTCTATGGGAATGAAGAGCCGTCTCGCGCTGGCGATTGCTCTCCTGGACCATCCTGAACTCCTTATTCTGGACGAGCCCCAGAACGGACTTGACCCGGAAGGGATCAGAGAACTGCGGGATCTCCTGAAAGCCTATACAAAGGAAGGAAAAACTGTTCTGATTTCAAGCCATCAGTTAGGTGAGGTCGCAAAACTGGCAGACTACATCGGAGTGATCTCAGATGGAAATCTTGTTTATCAGGGAACACTTAGAGATTTATCACCTGATGAAAACCGATTGGAAGAAAAGTATTTGGAACTCACAAAAAAAGTGTCATGA